ACCGCTTCTACTTTGGGCAAGTGCAACTTCAACACGCCATCGTGATACTCGGCGGAAATGCGAGTTGAATCGATGTGCTCGCTCACGCGGAACGTGCGATAGAAATCTCCGACGCCGTATTCCTGCCGTAGGTAACCCACATCGCCCGATTGGCGCTGCGGCACGCGAGCGTGGATCGTCAGCGAGCCGTCTTCAAATTGAACGTCGATCTCGTCGCTCTTTGCGCCGGCGACGTCGGCTAGCACCACGAGTTCATCGGCCAACTCGAAAATATCAACGCTCGGCCGATAGTAGGGACCGCCGCGGGTATGCTCGACGGCAGTGCTGGGTTCTGCAACGGGTGTTTCGATGGACATACGATCAATCTCCTGTATAAAATTATTGCCTCTCTGGTCGTGTGATCGGAACAGGCGACTATCATTTCCGACTCACTTTTTCCATGAGTTCCGCGCAGGTTACTGCGCATTCACCTTAATTTTTCGCGGCTTGACCGCTTCCGTTTTCGGTAAAGTCAACGTCAGCACGCCATCGTGGAGCGCCGCTTCCACGCGCTCGGCATTGACCTCGCCGGGCAGCTTGATCGAGCGCGAAAACGAACCGGCGCCACGTTCGCGACGATGATACGTCAATTCGGGACGATCTTCGGTCGCGCGCTCGCCTTTAAGCGTCAACTCGTCGCCGATCACCGTGATTTCCAGATTCGCGGACTTCAGACCGGGAACCTCGGCCTCGACGAAAAAGCTTTCGCCATCCTCCCACATGTTGATCGCCGGAAAACTGCGGCCGGTGACCATCCGCGTCGCCGCGGCAACGCCTGGAGTATTAAACGCACCGGTTACCAAGCGATCGAACTCATCGCGAAATTGATGAACCGGGTTAAATCGAACGCCTCGCATAACCATGGTGAACCTCCTCAAAGTAGGGTGAAAAGTTGATTCGTGCTTCCAAATCCCGAACCGCGCCTGCCAGGATGGTTCGGGCGGGTCGAACCGCTTGCTGATGGACGCGACACCGACTCAGTTAGCCGCATCGCTGCGTACCGAACGCCGGATCAATTGCGGCTACTTCGGTGGAATGCAATGGCCGTGCCAATCGTTGAGAGACAGCGTTAATCTAATCGCAGCCAGAGGTTATGCCGCGTAATCGTGTGGCCGCAGCAAGTGCAAACTGCCAGCATGGCAGATTGAGGTCAAAGAACAGCGTTTTTTTCGGCATTTTTCGGAATCTGTCCGAAAAGCGCCCGTCAGAGGCGACTTACCCAGCCGGAGACGACGTTGCTGCTGCCAACACAGGTCCGAAGAAAGCCATTGCGGGCAGGAGCAGGCGAAACCTCTGATCTTAGTTAGTAGTGCATAACAACTTACGGCAATGCCGTTGTGAAGCTGTCGCCCGCCCCTTATACTTTGGGGTTTGTATTCGGCTCCAATTTTGTAAATAAACCGTGACGCCTCGGTGTCGTCGGCAATATGCGTTTTAAGCTGCTCGACCGGATTGTAGACCTCAAGCCCGGCACAAGTATCACTGCTGTCAAGGGTTTGGCGTTGGCCGAAGATTATCTGGCCGATCATTTTCCGCAGTTTCCCGTCATGCCGGGTGTATTTATGCTGGAGGCCATGACGCAGGCTGGGGCGTGGCTGGTCCGTGCGACTGATGACTTCCGACAGAGCATGGTGGTGTTGCGCGAAGCACGAAATGTGAAGTATGCGGATTTCGTCAAGCCAGGCCAGACCCTTACGGCAACTGCCGAAATCGTCGGCCACAGCGACCACGAAACCAAACTGAAAGTTCTCGGCGCGGTCGATGGCCGAACCAATGTCAGCGCACGGCTGGTTCTCGCACATTACAACCTGGCCGATCGGAATCCTGTATATGCCAGTACCGACGCACATGTCGTGCGGCAGATGCGGGTGCAATTTGACGTCCTCTTTCGGCCCGAACAAGCGCTGCCGAATCCGCCAACCAACGGCAATATTTCATCAGCACATGCCGCGGCGCCGACCTAACAATCGATCGTAGATGTCACGAATCAGCGCCTGTCCGTCGCGCAAAAATCAGAGATTTCAACTGCCTGTTTTTCGGAGGTAACCGATGCCTGCTCAGCAAGAAGAAGTGTACGAAAAAGTTCGCACCTGTTTGGTCGACGCGCTTGGCGTGGACGACGACGAAGTGACGCCCGAAGCCACCATGGTTGGCGATTTAGGCGCCGAGTCGATTGATTTTCTCGACATCGTGTTTCGTCTCGAGAAGACCTTCAATATCAAGATTCCTCGCGGCGAATTGTTCCCGGAAGATATTTTGAACAATGCCGAATATGTGCACGATGGCAAGCTCACCGCCGAGGGCGTCGAGCAGTTGAAAAAGCGGATGCCATTCGCCGATTTAACGAAGTTCGAATCAAACCCGCAAGTCACGCAGTTTGGCAACTTGCTGACCGTACAAGACTTGGTGAACTACGTGCAAAGCAAGCTGCCATAGCCGAAAAATTGTGAATCAGGGAACGGCGTATGATTCGGGAGTAGCTCACCCGCGACATCTCCGTTTCGACGCCCGCTTCCTGAATGCATTTCCCCTTCCGCGTTCCGCCTTTCTCCTTGGTCTTCATGCGCTGGTTCTGGATCGATCGCTTCACCGAATTTCACAGCGGCCGCAGTGCAACGGCCCTTAAAGCCGTTGCGCTATCGGAAGATCACCTGCACGATCATTTTCCCGGCGCATCGGTCATGCCGAACTCGTTAATTTTAGAGGGCATGGCCCAAACCGGCGGATTGCTGGCCTGCGAGTACGACGGATTTACAAAACAAGTGGTGCTGGCGAAAGTGGGGAAGGCGGCATTTCACTTTGAAGCTTGGCCGGGCGATGTGCTGACGTATCGCGCGGAGTTGCTCGACATTAACGACAACGGTGCGACCGTCCGCGTTACCAGCCATCTCGACGGCAAACTGCAAGGTGAAGCCGAAATTTTGTTCGCTCATTTGGCAGATCAGCCGGAGAAGATCGAACTATTTGAGCCATACGATTTATACTCGTGGCTGCGGCTGTTGAAGCTCTACGAGGTTGGCCGCGACGCGGAGGGGAACCCCATGAAGGTTCATCCACGAATGGCGGAGAGCGATTTGCGCGAACGACAACTGGCCGCATCGACATGATCGTCTATTGACAAGGCAGCCGAACAACCGCGGATGACGCGGATATG
This sequence is a window from Pirellulales bacterium. Protein-coding genes within it:
- a CDS encoding Hsp20/alpha crystallin family protein, producing the protein MSIETPVAEPSTAVEHTRGGPYYRPSVDIFELADELVVLADVAGAKSDEIDVQFEDGSLTIHARVPQRQSGDVGYLRQEYGVGDFYRTFRVSEHIDSTRISAEYHDGVLKLHLPKVEAVKPRKIKVNAE
- a CDS encoding beta-hydroxyacyl-ACP dehydratase yields the protein MRFKLLDRIVDLKPGTSITAVKGLALAEDYLADHFPQFPVMPGVFMLEAMTQAGAWLVRATDDFRQSMVVLREARNVKYADFVKPGQTLTATAEIVGHSDHETKLKVLGAVDGRTNVSARLVLAHYNLADRNPVYASTDAHVVRQMRVQFDVLFRPEQALPNPPTNGNISSAHAAAPT
- a CDS encoding Hsp20/alpha crystallin family protein, whose product is MVMRGVRFNPVHQFRDEFDRLVTGAFNTPGVAAATRMVTGRSFPAINMWEDGESFFVEAEVPGLKSANLEITVIGDELTLKGERATEDRPELTYHRRERGAGSFSRSIKLPGEVNAERVEAALHDGVLTLTLPKTEAVKPRKIKVNAQ
- a CDS encoding acyl carrier protein; amino-acid sequence: MPAQQEEVYEKVRTCLVDALGVDDDEVTPEATMVGDLGAESIDFLDIVFRLEKTFNIKIPRGELFPEDILNNAEYVHDGKLTAEGVEQLKKRMPFADLTKFESNPQVTQFGNLLTVQDLVNYVQSKLP
- a CDS encoding beta-hydroxyacyl-ACP dehydratase is translated as MRWFWIDRFTEFHSGRSATALKAVALSEDHLHDHFPGASVMPNSLILEGMAQTGGLLACEYDGFTKQVVLAKVGKAAFHFEAWPGDVLTYRAELLDINDNGATVRVTSHLDGKLQGEAEILFAHLADQPEKIELFEPYDLYSWLRLLKLYEVGRDAEGNPMKVHPRMAESDLRERQLAAST